The segment cactgtcactgtcatcccgttgctcattgatttgtttgagcaggcaccaggaacgtctctcattgagagacttattgttaccgtttttggcatatccaatacgcactggtagcttgccaggctctgccatgtgggctcaatactctgggtagcttgctgggctctctgagaggggcggaggaattgaactctggttggacgcgtgaaaggggaacgcccaacccctgtgatattgctccagccctatttttagccatatttatttatttgcaaaacTATTGACAATATACTCTCAGACCTACTATGTTCCAGCTTTAATCCTTCTACCTGTAAAAGCATAATactgaaaatttagaaaatagtcCCTAAAGAGTAATAGTCTATAAGGGATAATTTGATATTTAGGGaatatgaagttttattttacatttactaTATTGTACAATGTCAACATTTTATCTtcttaattatatatttcatGATGTAAGCTTaataaaatatagacatttatGCCACATATTTAATTTTCGTAAGATTGTTTCCCATTTCATGatgtgttttaattttccttatgCATATTATCTTATCATATGTAAATagtgatatttcattgtctttttccaatttggatctcaatgatttatttttgatttctaaGACTGTGATGATTGCAGGatgatagagaaaatatttttgctttgttgttgatCTTGAGCAGAAATCTTTGAATCTTTTGCTATTAACTTGATAAAAGAACATGGCAGTAGATGAAAATATATGGAATATAGATCACATAAACATAGCTAGAGCTCTCCAGAATATGTACCTCAAAAGAATCATCAATTATTTGTTAATGGTGTGAAAATAAGTGATATCAAGGGAAATTAATAAActtcatcaaattaaaaatggTTTCTATGTCAAAAAAAACCTTGAAAGCTAAAATTTAAAGACACCTTATTGAACATGAGAAGATATTTCACACAATAATTCAGAGAAATGCTAATACCCATTATATATAAGGCTACCAAAATTCTCAACTCTAAAGTACAAAAAGTTCAATTAaaagtggagaaaaagaaaaacagacactTCCCTAAAGAAGACAAACAGTAGACTCACAGATATGAGAAAGTGTTCTTTGTCTTCTGATatcagggaaatggaaaaaataaataaatgaaaatgacagTGTGATAACTTGTAAAAGCAGTAAGATTggcatatacaaaatatatatttaaaagattggAATGGCCAGTGCTGTGAGAAAGGGATGCACGttcactgttggttggaatgtTTCCTGTTTCACTGTCTATGAAAAGCattatgaatatttctcaaaagaGTAAGAATAGACCTTCAATATGAGCAGTAATTCAACCTCCGGGCATCTACCCCTCCCAAAGGACAGCAACAAAAAGATTATGTAAAAACTAAGAACAACTATGCTCATTGCAAAGCTTAATATAATAGCCACGACTTGGCAGGTGCAATGAATGGATACAGATGAATGGATGCAAAAGTTATTGTATAGATAATGCAATACTGTGCAGTCATAGAACAGGTGAAATCACACAGTCGGCTGCTGTGTcgatggaattggaagatatgttaagtgaaatcaggCAGAAAGTAAATGGCAAATATCACTTATCTGCGGTATACAGAAAGATAAACTAAGAATGTCGAGTAACATTGGATGggatcaaacaatgacaaacccttggcctgcATTGCAAAAATCAGATTATCAGAGATTAAGGAAGAAGAAGTGGAGAAGTAAGATGTCAGGTCATGTAGGAAAAATGATGGAGAATCTTGGATACTTTGTTTGGATACATTGGTATCCAAAGTCCCAGTAACTTTGTCCATCAATGCTCTCAGGTTTAGCAGTACTATAATCATGCTAACAAATCtataatatcaaatattaaaataaagactaTGATATTTCTTTGCTTAATTTGCTTAAACTATGGATATTTacccaattttaaataaaagtagtaAAAAACAGGGGCATTATGCTAAGgtcaaattataaatttaattataaccagtcaataaaattaattaacaaaattaatttgtctCCTAGCATATTCTGTAATCAAAACACAACGCACGCCAGACTAGGAGGTGAGACATctctctttctcgtttttttttccctttctgggggGAAGtggcgtggcgtccgccatattatgaggattataaGCAGggatgaacttggtggcatgagaaggagaaaaaaagacagtTATTTACTTAAAACAGCAGGaccctgggcagtctcaggccaggaCCGATACTGGCTCGTGCTCCACCAAGATTCGACCTTGGCTGTCACAACGTCggtgcagccgctttgctgctgatggaccatgatccggaggccagctagactacgtttgctcccagaaactgcttgcagccatgtctctcgactgtgaactaagccattgccccatactgccccagtaGGGGAAATTACACAATTTctaacttaaatctccctggacttaattactaaaatacagaaatcctaaaccacgcgtCCGCAGTAGCGgccttcatatctcttcactctcagcaatgggaaactaattatcaaatgcttccttggcagtagggctttttttgggggggggtggggaactccaacaacaaaatGAGtcttgtgttaaaatatggaatgtaatcaaggtaaagagaaaatgaagtgaaatctatcagttacacaggcagtgGTGGGGGAGTGAGGtgtgggagttatactggggattttggtggtggaaaaggggcactggtgaaggaacgggtggtcgagcattgtataactgagacataagcctttGTAAAGGCTACATAAACTAcataaactttgtaactttccacatgctgagtcaataaaataaatttaaaaaaaacacaactcatACTGTATTTAGATATGAGTCAATGAACACAAACAAAGCTATACTTACTGCAACTAGGTGAGGCAATTAaatcatttcaaaagaaaaaatgcatttaagaaAGCCCAATAGAGCTGCAAGTTTGGACCCCAAGGTATTGCACAGAATTGCCAATACCCAGAGCACCCAGGAACTCTGTTGCTGCCAATGGGATTTCACCTTTACCCCTAAATGGCCAAACAATTTAATGGATTTGTGTTATAGTCTCGAGTTCATATTTTAATGAAAGGAACTGAGTAGCAGAGATATGACTTTAACTTCAGTGTGAGCACGAGACTGGCAGCTTGTTCCTACGATGCACCGTCatactgttgccccattgttcatcgattggtcgagcaggcacaagcacgtctctattgtgagacttgttactgtttttggcatatcaaatacgccacgggtagctggccagtctctgccctgcaggcgggatattcgaggtagcttgctgggctctccgagagggatggagatatAGAACCGgggacagccgcatgcaaggcaaacaccctacccactctgctatcactccagcccctatgatgaGGTAAGAAATTTCTGAGTGTGCTCTGGTGAGTTTCTTTTGACAAAGATAggatataatgaaaaatgaaaaatgaaatacaaataaacacagatttTCAGGCATAAATAGAATAATACCTTTACCtgaaattttaaactaaaattcaaatatttacattattttcattGAAGAGAGGATTAGAAACTCCTTCCATCCACAAAATTTTGTGGAATAAAATGATCCCTTCCCTATCAGTACATTTAGTACGGTACCTTTCACTTAAATATACACTCAGTTGCACAcccacacaatggtcaaacacccttAACCCTAGAATGAACAAATGTACCAAGAGATCAGCTTTGATTTGCGCTGAGAAACACCTCTGTGGGAAAAATTTGTCTACACTAATCTCAAACTTAAACACCCTTCCAACAGAGCAGTAGACATAACCATACACTCACAGTAAGAAATAATTACTTGTAATTGGTTATTCTTATACTCTATGCCAATACTATTCCTATCTCGGTATTGAGATCCTATCTATTTTGATATCCTAAGATGTATATATATCTTAGTTCTAAGAATGATCATGATtccatttcagaaaaaaagattcaaaatttatttatagaacatcctgaaatatttttatgtaagtaattgttcatcaatttaaggATTTCTCAATGGATTTTACTAGCAAACTAATtataaatagacaaaatattctTGACTAATGATTAGCCTGTTTCTTACTAGGTAGTTACAAAATCGATTTAACTAAAGACTGTTTTCCAGAGAGCACATATAAATATAACTGTACTATTTTATACTTAGGTGACAtcacaataataatatttaatatataaatttaaaatgatcctTTATAAATTACTCTCTTTTATTGAGTGAAAATGATGTTCTATAACGCAGATATTTTCAAttgaaagatggaaaaaaatattttcaagttttattcaGTAATATTCTTATCTTTTAACAAGACCCTTTGGAGAGGCTGTTTTTTCAAGCTTTCAGAATGGGAAGTTAGGGTCGGAGGACAATTAACATGATGCTTTATGTTAGCCGCAGTGACTGTGAGCCTATTGGGGTTTGTATATAGGCACTACAAACACACACTGCTTTGAAATAGTATTTTTCTGGGGGGAAAGAGACAGCTCggcaggctgagcacaggctttgcagcaGGAAACTGGGGATCCTCCCTGCACTGCAGAGATCAACCTCGGAGCACAGAGTTATGagtcatccccaagcactgctgaccgaccacaaaataaaaaagacaaaatagaacgtttttctggagaaaaacattcattcctcATTCTCCTTTGTTAACACTTTGGTTGTTTGCTGGTTTATTCACTCTAGAAATTTAGAACGAGTCCTTTACACCGTTTAACCTACCTCctaccttccttctctttctctcagatTATCAGAAAATTTTCCAGAGTCTAAGTTAGTTTTGCTCTTTGGTACTTTATTTCTACCGAGGAGTAAAACCAGCTACTAATTTTTTTCACCCCAAGAAAACAAACTGAGTGAGGAACAAAAGCATCAGAAACATTTGCCCTTAAGCAAGACAAAACTATAACCCTCCAGCATAGGCACTGTGTGGGTGTAGGGGTGTGTGACAGGGAGGCTGAGGAGAGTCTAGACGCCTATTCCCGAGCAGAGTATTGAGAGGAATGACACCACAGATGGAGAGGGCAGCTCCCTGCAGTTCTCGGGGCCTGCAGCCATTGCAGTGACTCACACACAGGGGCAGCTGCTCCATTCAGGGGCCTGAGGGGGAGGTGCTGCTGCACCCCCCAGTGCCAGGGAGCACTATGCCAGCCAGGAGTGCTCAGACACCAAAGGATAGAATTGTCTGTGGAGCAGCATGTGATCCCAGGGACCTAACTGGTGTcggtgcatgcagggcaagctccctgggcttcctttgtagttttattttcatatccACAGACGGATGTCTACAGATTTGGTAGAGTGGGGACAGGGAGAAACCAAACATTGTTGAGAGGACCCCTGGGCCACTCCCATGATATTCTGCAAAGCACACTTGCAGTTCAGAGCTCAGGCCCAAGAAGAGGTGACCCTAAGTTCATGTCAAACCTGAAGTTGACTGAACCCAGGGTAGAGTGCTCTAGAGTCTCCAgttctcacctggcagtgctcagaaactgcCTGTTGCAAGGAATCATTTCCAGGATAGGCTCAGGGcgcgctttgcatgcaggaatcccaCCTCTGCTCCTGCCAATTGGTTCTCAGACACATCTGAGAACAAAGCTAGAATGACCCCTAGCTTCACTGGGAatggcctaaaaggaaaaaaaccaaaaattccaaaatgaacaagtaaaaaaaaataggcaactAAGTCAGTTTGATGCAAAATATgtgacataaaattattttactctatGTCCCGCTCCTGCACTTTGCATCCTCTGACCTATGTGTGGAGATTCCATACTGTTATCATATGTAAAATTGAAACAGCGATGTCAAATGTGTAATTTCCCATAGCCAACATTCATTCCTTTCAAACAGCAAATCAAATAAACTGTTTGAGATGGTTATCACTGTACAAAACCTCTTCATATCTATAAAGGAGAAGTTTTTATTCTGTTTCCTTACCCAAACTTCATGCTTTAGACTGATGTTaccaaaaaaatattctattcaacaagttccattttatttctaacaGTAACCACAGTAGGAAATCAAGAAATATGGATAATTTCACTGGCAGTGGTTTTCTTCTCTTGGGATTTTCAGCCAAACCTGAGCAAGAACTCTGTTACGCTTCTCTGTTCTTGATCTTATACTTGTTGGCGTTAGCTGGCAACATGCTTATCATCACCACCAcgtccctggatgacagtctccagtcccccatgtatttcttcctgaagcatctctcctttcTGGATCTCTGCTACATTTCCGTGACTGTGCCGAGATTCATTTACAACTCTTTGATGCACAGTGGGAATATTTCCCTCTGGGAATGCATGATGCAGTGCTTTGGTTTGGTCACCTGTAGTTCTGCTGAGATGGCCATGCTCACGGTGATGTCTTATGATCGCTACGTTGCCATCTGCCTGCCTCTCCACTATGACATCATCATGGATGTCAGAACCTGTGTCCGTGGGGTCGCCGGCGTCTGGATCAGTGGGACAATCTCTGGTGTCATGCATACggcagctactttctccatccaCTTCTGTGGTCCCCGCatcattcaccagttcttctgtgacaGTCCCCAGATCCTGAGACTCTCCTGCTCTAGTGAGTTTATGAGTGAGGTAGACGTCACTCTCTTTACAACCTTCTtgtcatttctttgtttcctgtttATTGGGTTCTCCTACGTGCACATATTCTCTTCGgtgctgaggatgccatctgcggagggcagagccaaggccttTTCCACTTGCCTCCCACACCTCATtgtcttcatgttgtttgtttcTACAGCTGTCTTCGAGTATCTCAAACCTCATTCTGAATCTCCCACTGCTTTGGACCTGTTTCTCACTGTTATGTATACAGTAGTTCCCCCAACATTCAATCCAATGATCTATAGCCTGAGAAACAAAGCCATAATGTTAGCTCTGAGAAAGATATTACAAAGAAATAATGCACTTCCTTTCATTCACTATTAAGAGAGAAGCTCGGTGTATAACTCATAATTCTTAGAGGGatttcttataaattaattttttttttgtattttggccacaccagtgatgtcagggctgactcctcactCTGTTATCAGTTGTCACTACTGGTGTGCGGGGGTGACCACACAGGTCCCTCAGAATTAAATCATAagcagcagtgtgcaaggccaagCAGTATGCCCCGCAACCTGCAAtacaatcactctggctccaaagtttaaaatttatttaacataatgttttttgtttgattaaaCCACTTTATGTATGTGCTACCTGGAAACTAAAATAATCATACTTTGAGTCATAGGAAAATGActtatgtatattttaagtattcactgtatcactgtcatcccattattcatcgatttactcaatcGTGAgcccataacatctccatttgtcccatccctgagattttagcagcctctccttactcgtcttttccaatgattagaggctattagggtcaggggaatgagacttgttactgttactctattggcatattgaatatgccatggggagcttgccagtctcttcaggtgggtgggatattcttggtagcttgccgagctctctgagaggcatacatacatatatatatatatatatatatatatatatatagagagagagagagagagagagagagagagatttctactTATGACAATGTTTCCCGCGGCCTTGTTGTGACCACAcattccaggaatatgttcattacCCTACAAAATCAATTGTGAATATAATGAAAATTTCACAGTGTTTAAGACATCAACTGAGTTTTGTTTCCCTAGAATTTTTTTCCATAGAATTTTTTGTCTATGATGGAAAACAGCTATTCGTTTTATACTTCATTTCCTATTTAGACCAGAGTTTAAACAATCTATGATGTCCAAGAATCTATGAGCTTGCTCTGATTCTAATCTCACTAGCCATTCAGAGCTCCATAACTCTCAACTAATACCTCTAGGCTCCAATCAGATATGCTCAAGTTTCCTTGAAAACATCCTAAACTCATTTTCTTAGCACCTTTCAAATTAATGGATTACTCTGCATtcattcataaagaaaaaatattttaaaaaataaggaaattatataaaatagacatatgtgtgtatattaagCACTTTATTGTACGAAGTTATTGATGATACAGTCTTGTCCTAAAATTTTCCAACTCAAATCTTACCACAGTATAGACATATTACTGAAAACTTTTGTCATTTAGAAAATGGTAACTGTGGAGGTACAGTCTGTATATGATAAtttcatatttgcatatattgatgttccatttcaattttattatattataaaatattaatctttTGTCTTCTGATATATTCTCTATGTTGTTAGACATTTATTTCACAAATTTAGTTTTCAAGTTGTTTCCCTTTTCAAGTTGTGTTTTATTTCCCTTCATATGTATTATCATGTCAAATGTGAATtgtgatatttcatttttcttttccaatttcaagattgatgatttgtttttcttgcataATTATTGTGGTAAGGATTTCTAAGACTATGTTGAATACAGGaggataaaaaacatttttgctttGTGGTGTCCTAAGAAATAATTCAATCTTTTGCAATTAACTTGATAAAAATCAAATGGTATTAGACCAAATTATGTGACTGTCTATCAGGTAAACATAGCTAGAGCTCTCCAGCTCTCCAGAATGTGAACCTCTAAAGAATCTTCACGTATCTGATAATGGGACAAGAATAAGTAAAGTCATGGTAAAGAAATGAACTACATCATACTAAAAATGGCTTCTATGGACATAAAAGCCCCATAGGCTAAAATTAAATTACACACTATTGAAGATGAGAAAATACTTCACACAATAATTCAGATAAAGGCTAAtatccattgtgtgtatatatttatatatatacacatatatataattctatCAAAATGCTCCACAGTCAAAGTATaaaaaatcccatcaaaaatgaggaaaaaatatgatgaacagacacttccttgaAGAACTCTTACAGATGACTCATAGATAAGATGAACTGCTGGTTGTCTTCtaatatcagagaaatgcaaaaaaataaaataaatggatgaataagtaaataaataaattagacagTGATAACATCTCAACCTGTGagaatgataaatataaaataacacagaatAACTAGtgttgtgaaaaaggaaccctcattcactgttgtttGCAatgttgtctgttttttttttctatgaatatttctcaaaacaGTAGGACTAGAACAGCAATATAGTCCAGCAATTcaacttctgggcatctacccctCCAATACAAAAAATATTGAACCAAAAACTAACCACAATTACGGTGTTTGCaatgcttagtacaatagccaggacttTGAATGTCCAGTGGCggaggagtggataaagaagttattgCATAGATAATGCAATACTGTGCAGATATTAGAATATATGAAATCATACAGTTGGCTGCAATGtcgatggaactggaaggtatgtgaagtgaaacaagtcaAAGAGTTAATGACAAATTCCACTTCTCTGGGGAATGCAGAAAGATAAACCAAGAATGTCAAATGATATTAGATAGGATCAAACAATGACAAGCCCTAGGCCTTGCATTATAAAACTCAGTTTACCAGAAAATGGGGGAGAAGATATGGAGAAGAAAAAGGCAAATTATAGATCATATAGGGACAGAAGCGTAGAACCTTGGATACTTTGCTTGGATACTTTGGTtgggtgcagtaactttgcatATCAATGCTCTAGACTTAAATACTAGCATAACCATGCTACCaattctataattaaaataattttttaaaagacaagcaTATTCTTGCTTAATTGGCAGTAAACTATGGGTATTTATCCCATTTTTAAATAAGGGCAATTACAAGCTGGAACATTATCCCAAGATCAAATTGTAAATTCAATTTTGaatgagtcaataaaattattaaagaaattaatttggggatggagcaatagcaaagccggtagggtgtttgcttgcacgctgccgaccatgtttgaatcccagcatctcatatggtcccccaagcaccggcaggagtaattcctgagtgcatgtgccaggagtaacccctgtgcatcgctgggtgtgaccgaaaaaaaaaagaaattaatttgtctTATAGCCTATTTTATTGTCAAATCACAACTCACAATGTATTATTGATGTGATTCAAAGAACACAAATAAAACTATCTTTCCAATAACTAGGTGAGATAATTAatcatttcaacagaaaaatgcATGGCAAGAAAATGCAATACAATTGCAAGTCTGTCTCCAGGGTGTATCACAGAATTGCCAATACCCAGAGCACCCAGGAACTGTATTGCTGCCAATGGGACTGCACCTCGAATCCCAATTGGCCAAAGGACTGAAATGAACGAATGTTCCAATCTCCACAGACTGCTTTTTATTGAAATGAACTGAGTGGCCGAAATATGGCTTTCATCTAATTGTCAGCTTCTGAAACCGACAGTTTGTCAtaggaagagttaagaaacttcTGGGTGTGCTCTGGTGAGGTTTTTTAGTTCTAAAAGACAGGCTACATtgtaaaaaggaatgaaaatgagTGACATATTGTGAGGGCATACAAACAACAATATCTTTACTTGAGATTTCTAAAGCATACAAATAGTATAGTATATTTTGTCTATTTAAAATTAGTTCACTAGCAGAATCTATTGAGAAATCCTTTAACTGATGAACAATTGCTTATAAGGAAAGATTTCAGAAGGCCCTGAAAATAGgattttgaatcatttttctaGAACAGGATAGtgttcctccgtgacccactcattgttcaatagtgagttgtttaatttccaagtgtttgatttggttctccgcgtctgtgcgtgattaacttccatcttcagtgcatcatggtctgaaaagatagttgatacagtttctatcttcccaattctattaaggtataatttgtggcccagaacatggtctattttggaaaatgttccgtgtgcgctggaaaagaatgtgtattctttcttttggggctgtatagccctgtataggtctattagccctgtctcctccatttcttccttcagggccatcgtttccttgctgagtgttgttcttgtcgatccatccagaggtgataaggcagtgttgaaatctccaactactatcgtggtgctagttatgtcctccttaaattctgttaggagttcttttaagtatttagctggtcgttcattaggtgtgtatacatttagaagtgtgatttcttcctgttgtatatatcccttgatgaatataaaatgacctttgctgtcccttctgatctttttcagcctgaaatctatgctatcggatactagtatggccacccctgctttttttttgagggggctgtttgcttgcaggattgttttccatcctttgattttgagtctgtgtttgttctggctattcagatgtgtttcttgtaggcagcagaaagttgtgtttagtttctgaatccattttgccactctgtgcctcttgattggtgcatttagcccgttaacattaagagaaattattgtgatgggattttgtgccatttttctgtagggtttgttgttcttataggtctttttcgttgtcttatagtagccctttgagtccttttaaatttggtcttgagtctatgaagttcctgagctgttgcttgtccattaaatagtgtatggttccttcaagtttaactgagagtttagccgggtagagtattcttggtgaggcattcatttcatgaagttttttcactatatcccacctttgtatatgatctccttctttgatcttgctgcttgcagtattgtgtctctatctgtggcatccatcattctgactatgatatgccttggggattttctatttgggtcccttttagctggcacccttcggactccttgtatctggatgtctgcattctctagctctgggaattttttagcaatgatgtctttaatggtgtttttttcattgggattggttccgtgtggttccggcactcccatgattcttatgttgtttctcctgagatCATCCCCTAGGAATCTAacttgctctagagccattttgaggtctt is part of the Sorex araneus isolate mSorAra2 chromosome 2, mSorAra2.pri, whole genome shotgun sequence genome and harbors:
- the LOC101554447 gene encoding olfactory receptor 14J1-like translates to MDNFTGSGFLLLGFSAKPEQELCYASLFLILYLLALAGNMLIITTTSLDDSLQSPMYFFLKHLSFLDLCYISVTVPRFIYNSLMHSGNISLWECMMQCFGLVTCSSAEMAMLTVMSYDRYVAICLPLHYDIIMDVRTCVRGVAGVWISGTISGVMHTAATFSIHFCGPRIIHQFFCDSPQILRLSCSSEFMSEVDVTLFTTFLSFLCFLFIGFSYVHIFSSVLRMPSAEGRAKAFSTCLPHLIVFMLFVSTAVFEYLKPHSESPTALDLFLTVMYTVVPPTFNPMIYSLRNKAIMLALRKILQRNNALPFIHY